The following coding sequences are from one Triticum dicoccoides isolate Atlit2015 ecotype Zavitan chromosome 4A, WEW_v2.0, whole genome shotgun sequence window:
- the LOC119289004 gene encoding uncharacterized protein LOC119289004, whose amino-acid sequence MAKEGDEPPDLERGSRPGSVVIVVVAPPANFGARPRSSAASGGEDDDDDRKMPNYVWVPLQLLLTAVACCPLLALVMTRTDWVEKVVFSAVLLPTVVGVFFFLRAVCKRPRMAVVASMIKR is encoded by the exons aTGGCCAAGGAAGGAGACGAGCCGCCGGACTTGGAGAGGGGATCCAGGCCCGGGTCCGTAGTCATCGTCGTCGTTGCGCCACCAGCAAACTTCGGCGCCCGGCCAAGGTCCTCCGCTGCCTCCGGCggagaagacgacgacgacgatcgCAAGATGCCGAACTAC GTTTGGGTGCCTCTGCAGCTGCTGCTGACGGCGGTCGCGTGCTGCCCGCTGCTGGCGCTGGTTATGACGCGGACGGACTGGGTGGAGAAGGTCGTCTTCTCCGCCGTTCTGCTGCCCACCGTCGTCGGCGTCTTCTTCTTCCTGCGCGCCGTGTGCAAGAGGCCGCGCATGGCCGTCGTTGCCAGCATGATCAAGAGATAG